A window of the Streptomyces albireticuli genome harbors these coding sequences:
- a CDS encoding HtaA domain-containing protein — protein MTVTSRTSPAARRARTTRRGALAVLATATALGATAFAVPAHAADAGASSAPAPKAAPKFDITDGTLDWGVKDRFRKYVTGPIARGKIEVADGAKQAPKNGPFTFSGAKGSYDSATHAVTTTFKGSVRFLGHQKADKSWELDLKLADLKLTTDPTSGGKKGSITADVTAGGTTQDDVALAALDLSAVKPGGGAGGAVTYAKIPAKLTAAGAKVFQNYEEGEALDSATLSVKVGAARKPAADGGKGGAPASGVRPGGHQGGAADAKDGGETPGVAQAAPQDKSVQQRKRPAAAADTAGTPPKAGETAATGTGTVSGGNLDWGVKEKFRKYVTGPIAKGKIELSGGAQQSGSAYRFVKGHGSYDASASSLDAAFDGAVRFTGHEGKLDLKLSDLRVKASGTTGTLTADVSTKELSSGNVVNSDDLPLATLKLPAGALTAKDGVVTLSAVPATLTAQGAKVFENYEAGEALDPVTLSATTVPGAKLPAGGTGTSTGGGGDVTGGTPAGSASLAATGADAPTGPLLGAAGALLLAGGGAVYATRRRKTARG, from the coding sequence ATGACCGTCACTTCCCGCACGTCACCCGCCGCGCGCCGCGCCCGCACCACCCGGAGAGGTGCCCTCGCCGTCCTCGCCACGGCCACGGCGCTCGGCGCCACCGCCTTCGCGGTGCCGGCCCACGCGGCGGACGCGGGCGCCAGCAGCGCCCCGGCCCCGAAGGCCGCCCCGAAGTTCGACATCACGGACGGCACGCTCGACTGGGGCGTGAAGGACCGGTTCCGGAAGTATGTGACCGGCCCGATCGCCCGCGGGAAGATCGAGGTCGCGGACGGCGCGAAGCAGGCGCCCAAGAACGGCCCGTTCACCTTCTCCGGCGCCAAGGGCTCCTACGACAGCGCGACGCACGCGGTCACCACCACGTTCAAGGGCAGCGTCCGCTTCCTCGGCCACCAGAAGGCCGACAAGAGCTGGGAGCTCGATCTCAAGCTCGCGGACCTCAAGCTCACGACGGACCCCACGTCCGGCGGCAAGAAGGGCAGCATCACCGCCGACGTCACGGCCGGCGGCACGACGCAGGACGACGTCGCCCTCGCCGCGCTCGACCTGTCGGCGGTCAAGCCGGGCGGCGGTGCGGGTGGCGCCGTCACGTACGCGAAGATCCCGGCGAAGCTGACCGCGGCCGGCGCGAAGGTGTTCCAGAACTACGAGGAGGGCGAGGCCCTCGACAGCGCCACCCTCTCCGTGAAGGTCGGCGCGGCGCGGAAGCCCGCCGCGGACGGCGGGAAGGGCGGCGCACCCGCCTCCGGCGTCCGGCCGGGCGGCCACCAGGGCGGCGCGGCCGACGCCAAGGACGGCGGCGAGACGCCGGGCGTCGCCCAGGCGGCCCCGCAGGACAAGTCCGTCCAGCAGCGGAAGCGGCCGGCCGCGGCGGCCGACACCGCCGGCACGCCGCCCAAGGCCGGCGAGACCGCCGCCACGGGCACCGGCACGGTCAGCGGCGGCAACCTCGACTGGGGCGTGAAGGAGAAGTTCCGGAAGTACGTCACCGGTCCGATCGCCAAGGGGAAGATCGAACTCTCCGGCGGCGCCCAGCAGTCCGGCAGCGCCTACCGGTTCGTCAAGGGCCACGGCTCGTACGACGCGTCCGCCTCCTCGCTCGACGCGGCCTTCGACGGCGCGGTCCGCTTCACCGGCCACGAGGGCAAGCTGGACCTCAAGCTCAGCGACCTCCGGGTCAAGGCGTCGGGGACCACGGGCACGCTCACCGCCGACGTCTCCACCAAGGAGCTCTCCTCCGGGAACGTCGTCAACAGCGACGACCTCCCCCTGGCGACCCTGAAGCTGCCCGCCGGCGCGCTCACCGCGAAGGACGGCGTCGTGACCCTCTCCGCCGTCCCGGCCACGCTCACGGCGCAGGGCGCGAAGGTCTTCGAGAACTACGAGGCGGGCGAGGCCCTCGACCCGGTGACGCTGTCGGCGACGACGGTCCCGGGCGCCAAGCTCCCGGCCGGCGGTACGGGCACGAGCACGGGCGGCGGCGGTGACGTGACCGGTGGCACCCCCGCCGGTTCCGCGTCACTCGCGGCGACGGGCGCCGACGCACCGACGGGCCCGCTGCTGGGAGCGGCGGGCGCGCTGCTGCTGGCGGGCGGCGGGGCGGTCTACGCGACGCGCCGCCGGAAGACCGCGCGGGGCTGA
- a CDS encoding HtaA domain-containing protein encodes MLPSRPARVPVVALLATLLAALAPAAGARAAERAEVSGGRLDWGIKSSFQSYVTGPIAKGSWELRGGAATVGDSRFRFHSAKGSYDPGGGSFDAAFSGAVHFTGHRKPDGGHELDLTLGNPAVRISGGKGTLYADVTSKARGSGEVTTAGHVPFAALDLSGVDLRSGGSAVTFTDVPATLTEQGAKAFAGFYTAGTALDPVGLSADVAAAAAEPSASPSPGGSPSGEPGKKGEFTGAAVDWGVRRTFREYVTGSIAQGSWKLADGAQDGGALFRFPRGKGTYDGAAGSLDAAFDGTLRFTGKHLDLTLAGVRAEVKDGKGTLSADVTSAGAHSGKNVPLVTFDASGLKEKDGLAAVTEAPAKLTAQGAEAFGRMYQEGAEMDPVSLAVPLGAGAKPPPLPDLGSGPKPSPSSSASSSSASSPSSSSFPVLPVGVAGAAAVALAAAAFVVVRKRRKASAGSTAPGADG; translated from the coding sequence ATGCTGCCGTCCAGACCCGCCCGCGTCCCCGTCGTGGCCCTGCTGGCCACGCTGCTGGCGGCCCTGGCGCCGGCGGCCGGCGCCAGGGCGGCGGAGCGCGCCGAGGTCTCCGGCGGGCGGCTGGACTGGGGCATCAAGTCCTCCTTCCAGAGCTATGTCACGGGCCCGATCGCGAAGGGCAGCTGGGAGCTCCGGGGCGGTGCGGCCACGGTCGGCGACAGCCGGTTCCGCTTCCACTCCGCCAAGGGCTCCTACGACCCCGGCGGCGGCTCCTTCGACGCGGCCTTCTCGGGCGCCGTGCACTTCACCGGCCACCGCAAGCCCGACGGCGGCCACGAACTCGACCTCACCCTCGGCAACCCCGCCGTCCGGATCTCCGGCGGCAAGGGCACCCTCTACGCCGACGTGACGAGCAAGGCCAGGGGGAGCGGCGAGGTCACGACCGCCGGTCACGTGCCCTTCGCCGCGCTCGACCTCTCCGGCGTGGACCTCCGGTCCGGCGGCAGCGCCGTCACCTTTACGGACGTCCCCGCCACCCTCACCGAGCAGGGCGCGAAGGCCTTCGCCGGCTTCTACACCGCCGGCACCGCCCTCGACCCCGTCGGCCTCTCGGCCGACGTCGCGGCCGCCGCCGCGGAGCCCTCGGCGTCGCCCTCGCCCGGCGGCTCCCCCTCCGGGGAGCCGGGGAAGAAGGGCGAGTTCACCGGGGCCGCCGTCGACTGGGGCGTCCGCCGCACCTTCCGCGAGTACGTCACCGGATCGATCGCCCAGGGCTCCTGGAAGCTCGCCGACGGCGCCCAGGACGGCGGCGCGCTCTTCCGCTTCCCGCGCGGCAAGGGCACGTACGACGGGGCGGCCGGGTCCCTCGACGCCGCCTTCGACGGCACGCTGCGCTTCACCGGGAAACACCTCGACCTCACGCTCGCGGGCGTGCGGGCGGAGGTGAAGGACGGCAAGGGCACCCTGTCGGCGGACGTCACCAGCGCCGGTGCGCACAGCGGGAAAAACGTTCCGCTGGTCACCTTCGACGCGTCCGGGCTGAAGGAGAAGGACGGCCTCGCCGCCGTCACCGAGGCCCCGGCCAAGCTGACGGCGCAGGGCGCCGAGGCGTTCGGCCGGATGTACCAGGAGGGGGCGGAGATGGACCCGGTCTCCCTCGCCGTCCCGCTCGGCGCCGGGGCGAAACCGCCTCCGCTGCCGGACCTCGGCAGCGGTCCGAAGCCGTCGCCGTCGTCCTCCGCGTCCTCGTCGTCCGCCTCGTCGCCCTCGTCCTCCTCCTTCCCGGTGCTCCCGGTCGGCGTCGCCGGAGCGGCCGCCGTGGCCCTCGCCGCCGCCGCGTTCGTCGTGGTCCGCAAGCGCCGTAAGGCGTCGGCGGGTTCCACCGCGCCCGGTGCCGACGGCTGA
- a CDS encoding ABC transporter substrate-binding protein has product MPTPRRTPTRAALLLLPAVLLGLLGLAGCGSSGGTGGGTAGGGERKAAVADRVEPLAGTPEQRLPATVRSADGRETTVRDTGRIVPLTGSLSEIVFALGLGDRVVARDITATFDQAKKLPVVTRAHDVSAESVLSLKPTVVLAETTTGPAEAVDQIRAAGIPLVVLDPAKKLADVGTRIDRVAAALGARTAGDRLRERTQGRIDTAREGIPGGAKPKVAFLYLRGSASVYLLGGAGSGADSLIEAAGGVDAGKESGLKRDFTPLTSEALAKAAPDVILVMSKGLDSVGGVDGLLKIPGVGQTPAGLDRRIASVDDGVLLNFGPRTDTVLTSLVEQIHAKGK; this is encoded by the coding sequence ATACCTACCCCGCGCCGCACCCCAACACGCGCCGCCCTGCTGCTACTTCCGGCCGTTCTCCTCGGGCTCCTCGGCCTCGCCGGGTGCGGTTCCTCCGGCGGTACGGGCGGCGGTACGGCCGGTGGCGGGGAGCGGAAGGCCGCGGTGGCCGACCGGGTCGAGCCGCTCGCGGGCACCCCTGAGCAGCGGCTCCCCGCCACGGTGCGCTCGGCCGACGGGCGCGAGACCACCGTGCGCGACACCGGCCGGATCGTGCCGCTCACCGGCTCGCTCTCCGAGATCGTCTTCGCCCTGGGGCTCGGCGACCGGGTCGTCGCCCGGGACATCACCGCCACCTTCGACCAGGCGAAGAAGCTCCCCGTGGTGACGCGCGCGCACGACGTCTCGGCGGAGAGCGTGCTCTCGCTCAAGCCGACCGTCGTCCTCGCGGAGACCACCACCGGGCCCGCCGAGGCCGTCGACCAGATCCGGGCGGCGGGCATCCCGCTCGTCGTCCTCGACCCGGCCAAGAAGCTGGCGGACGTCGGCACCCGCATCGACCGGGTGGCGGCCGCCCTCGGCGCCCGCACCGCCGGGGACCGGCTGCGCGAGCGCACCCAGGGCCGGATCGACACCGCCCGCGAGGGCATTCCCGGCGGCGCGAAGCCCAAGGTCGCCTTCCTCTACCTGCGCGGCTCGGCGTCCGTCTACCTCCTCGGCGGTGCGGGCTCCGGCGCGGACTCGCTGATCGAGGCGGCGGGCGGCGTGGACGCGGGCAAGGAGTCCGGGCTGAAGCGGGACTTCACCCCGCTCACCAGCGAGGCGCTCGCCAAGGCCGCGCCCGACGTCATCCTCGTGATGAGCAAGGGCCTGGACTCGGTCGGCGGCGTGGACGGCCTGCTGAAGATCCCCGGCGTCGGCCAGACCCCGGCGGGCCTGGACCGCCGGATCGCCTCCGTCGACGACGGCGTCCTGCTCAACTTCGGGCCCCGCACGGACACCGTGCTCACCTCGCTCGTCGAGCAGATCCACGCGAAGGGGAAGTGA
- a CDS encoding FecCD family ABC transporter permease — translation MSLLKPPGTAAVPADPPAGSAAAAPEARTRRRRTALLTAGLVAALLFAALLSAGVGAYDIPLGDVLGSVLHRLGLGGAALDRVGESVLWDVRLPRVALALLVGASLGCAGALMQGVFGNPLAEPGVIGISMGSAVGAVAAIALGMNFLGNWTITVCAFTAGLVTVLLVYLLSRSGGRTEVVTLILTGIAVNAFAGALVGLGVFLADNAQVTQITFWQLGSLAQATWPKVLAVLPCALLGLAVAPLYGRKLDLLALGERPARHLGVDVERLRMTLVLVVALLTAAAVAVSGVITFVGLLVPHVLRMAAGPGHRFLVPGSALGGALVLVAADLAARTVAQPAELPLGVLTALLGSPFFFVLLRRTRRKQGGWA, via the coding sequence GTGAGCCTCCTCAAGCCCCCGGGCACGGCGGCCGTCCCCGCGGACCCGCCGGCCGGGAGCGCGGCAGCCGCCCCCGAAGCGCGCACCCGCCGGCGCCGCACCGCGCTCCTCACCGCCGGTCTCGTCGCCGCCCTGCTGTTCGCGGCCCTGCTGTCGGCCGGCGTCGGCGCGTACGACATCCCGCTCGGCGACGTCCTCGGCTCGGTGCTGCACCGGCTGGGGCTCGGCGGCGCGGCGCTGGACCGGGTCGGCGAGAGCGTGCTGTGGGACGTACGGCTGCCGCGGGTGGCGCTGGCCCTGCTCGTCGGGGCGTCGCTGGGGTGCGCGGGCGCGCTGATGCAGGGCGTGTTCGGCAATCCGCTGGCCGAACCGGGCGTCATCGGCATCTCGATGGGCTCGGCGGTCGGCGCCGTCGCCGCGATCGCGCTGGGCATGAACTTCCTCGGCAACTGGACGATCACCGTCTGCGCGTTCACCGCCGGCCTGGTGACGGTCCTGCTGGTGTACCTGCTGTCGCGGTCGGGCGGCCGGACCGAGGTGGTCACGCTCATCCTCACCGGCATCGCGGTGAACGCCTTCGCCGGCGCGCTCGTCGGCCTCGGCGTCTTCCTCGCCGACAACGCCCAGGTCACCCAGATCACCTTCTGGCAGCTCGGCTCGCTCGCCCAGGCGACCTGGCCGAAAGTGCTCGCCGTCCTGCCCTGCGCGCTCCTGGGCCTGGCCGTCGCGCCGCTCTACGGGCGGAAGCTGGACCTCCTCGCGCTCGGGGAGCGTCCCGCGCGGCACCTGGGCGTGGACGTCGAACGGCTGCGCATGACGCTGGTGCTGGTCGTCGCGCTGCTCACGGCGGCCGCGGTCGCGGTGTCCGGCGTCATCACGTTCGTCGGGCTGCTGGTGCCGCACGTGCTGCGTATGGCGGCGGGCCCGGGGCACCGCTTCCTCGTGCCGGGCAGCGCGCTGGGCGGCGCCCTGGTGCTGGTCGCGGCCGACCTCGCGGCCCGTACGGTCGCCCAGCCGGCGGAGCTGCCGCTGGGCGTGCTGACGGCGCTGCTGGGCAGCCCGTTCTTCTTCGTCCTGCTGCGCAGGACGCGGCGCAAGCAAGGAGGCTGGGCGTGA
- a CDS encoding heme ABC transporter ATP-binding protein, producing MRSLFRTRARRLPTAPPPGAVAAEARALRVRLAGRTVLSEVDLTVTAGEVLALVGPNGAGKSTLLAALAGDLAAESGEVRIDGGPAGSWPAAELALRRAVLPQSAELSFPFAVEEVVRMGRAPWAGTAAAEADDEAVRAAMAAAEVTGFAGRSFAALSGGERARVALARVLAQRAALLLLDEPTAALDLRHQELVLRVCRERAAAGDAVVVVLHDLGLAGAYADRVAVLHEGRIAAEGPPGQVFDPELLSRVYAQPVEVIDHPRTGEPLVIPRR from the coding sequence ATGCGCTCGCTCTTCCGGACGCGTGCCCGGCGGCTGCCCACCGCGCCGCCGCCCGGCGCCGTCGCGGCCGAGGCCCGCGCGCTGCGGGTGCGGCTCGCCGGCCGCACCGTGCTCTCCGAGGTGGACCTGACCGTCACGGCGGGCGAGGTGCTCGCGCTCGTCGGCCCGAACGGCGCCGGGAAGTCGACGCTGCTGGCCGCCCTCGCGGGCGACCTGGCCGCCGAGTCCGGCGAGGTGCGGATCGACGGCGGGCCGGCCGGTTCCTGGCCGGCGGCCGAACTCGCCCTGCGGCGCGCGGTCCTGCCGCAGTCGGCGGAGCTGTCGTTCCCGTTCGCCGTCGAGGAGGTCGTCCGGATGGGGCGGGCGCCGTGGGCGGGCACCGCCGCGGCGGAGGCGGACGACGAGGCCGTACGGGCCGCGATGGCCGCCGCCGAGGTGACCGGCTTCGCGGGCCGCTCCTTCGCCGCGCTGTCCGGCGGGGAGCGGGCCAGGGTGGCCCTGGCCCGGGTGCTGGCGCAGCGCGCCGCGCTGCTGCTGCTCGACGAGCCGACGGCCGCGCTGGACCTGCGCCACCAGGAGCTGGTGCTGCGGGTCTGCCGCGAACGGGCGGCGGCGGGCGACGCGGTGGTCGTCGTCCTGCACGACCTGGGGCTGGCCGGCGCGTACGCGGACCGGGTGGCCGTGCTGCACGAGGGCCGGATCGCGGCGGAGGGCCCGCCCGGGCAGGTCTTCGATCCGGAACTCCTGAGTCGCGTCTATGCGCAGCCCGTCGAGGTAATTGATCATCCGCGTACCGGTGAACCTCTGGTGATACCGAGACGGTAA
- the efeO gene encoding iron uptake system protein EfeO — MRVLRSSAVAAVAAATALTAVSGCAEKSDTKGSDAVRVKATDDKCEVSTASFPAGHVKIAVENKGSKVTEVYVYAPGDRIVTERENIGPGTKAEITATIKAGSYEIACKPGMKGDGIRQKITVTGEGAAPKNNPELDKAVAEYRKYVQAQADETIPAAEKFAEAVKKGDLDEAKKLYAPSRVGWERTEPVAESFGDIDPKVDVREDGLEKDQKWTGWHKLEKSLWDEKKIDEDDKKLADQLMTDLKDWQKRVGTAEITPTSMANGAKELLDEVATGKVTGEEERYSHTDLVDFQANVEGARKSYELLKPVASKNDAALTKELDKQFTELGKLLGEHREGDGFKAYDSVGKDDRKKLSDAVNALAEPLSKLAGAVVK, encoded by the coding sequence ATGCGCGTCCTCCGCTCCTCCGCCGTCGCCGCCGTCGCGGCGGCCACGGCCCTGACCGCCGTGTCCGGCTGCGCCGAGAAGTCCGACACCAAGGGATCCGACGCGGTCCGGGTCAAGGCGACGGACGACAAGTGCGAGGTCTCCACGGCCTCCTTCCCGGCCGGCCACGTCAAGATAGCCGTGGAGAACAAGGGCTCGAAGGTCACCGAGGTCTACGTCTACGCCCCCGGCGACCGGATCGTCACCGAGCGGGAGAACATCGGTCCCGGCACCAAGGCGGAGATCACCGCGACGATCAAGGCCGGTTCGTACGAGATCGCCTGCAAGCCCGGAATGAAGGGCGACGGAATTCGCCAGAAGATCACCGTCACGGGTGAGGGCGCGGCGCCGAAGAACAATCCGGAACTGGACAAGGCGGTCGCCGAATACCGCAAGTACGTCCAGGCACAGGCAGACGAGACGATTCCGGCGGCCGAGAAGTTCGCCGAGGCCGTGAAGAAGGGCGACCTGGACGAGGCGAAGAAGCTCTACGCCCCCTCCCGCGTCGGCTGGGAGCGCACCGAGCCGGTCGCGGAGTCCTTCGGTGACATCGACCCGAAGGTCGACGTCCGCGAGGACGGCCTGGAGAAGGACCAGAAGTGGACCGGCTGGCACAAGCTGGAGAAGTCGCTCTGGGACGAGAAGAAGATCGACGAGGACGACAAGAAGCTGGCCGACCAGCTGATGACGGACCTCAAGGACTGGCAGAAGCGCGTCGGCACCGCCGAGATCACCCCGACCAGCATGGCCAACGGCGCCAAGGAGCTGCTCGACGAGGTGGCCACCGGCAAGGTCACCGGTGAGGAGGAGCGCTACAGCCACACCGACCTCGTCGACTTCCAGGCCAACGTCGAAGGCGCGCGGAAGTCGTACGAGCTGCTGAAGCCGGTCGCCTCGAAGAACGACGCGGCGCTCACCAAGGAGCTGGACAAGCAGTTCACCGAGCTCGGGAAGCTGCTCGGCGAGCACCGCGAGGGCGACGGCTTCAAGGCGTACGACTCCGTCGGCAAGGACGACCGGAAGAAGCTCTCGGACGCGGTCAACGCCCTGGCGGAGCCGCTGTCCAAGCTCGCCGGCGCCGTGGTGAAGTAG